From Homoserinimonas aerilata, a single genomic window includes:
- a CDS encoding alpha/beta fold hydrolase has protein sequence MTPPALMEASRDEWLDINGCALRYRIEGQGDPIVLIHEIGGCLESWDAVAAVLAVDNTVIRYDQRSAGRSEKTMEPFTAHDLANDLAELLTALGVSRRVRLVGAAFGAAPALLHAAAHPDAVSSVALLAPALDIAPSSREILEARSHGAQESGMRSVLSSSLDRAWPESRRTGNSEFPRFRGRYLANEPHGFAQHNEALAEIELGDALERVKCPVLMLAGLHDVVRPVDNVQAAAERLPSATVVTIDAAHFIAAEAPQVAAAELLGFFGGGEHSSLRHVDIPEAEFSEEQRAAVAEAVAGVRGRMPAPMRAWLVNPELAARAQALGETLRYRTSLGPRLSELAIIVTARLWGTPFEWRVHSAAAAQAGLDPHLIESIRLGILPEFDAEDERTVVDVALALNHRHRIGDALFERATAVLGRRGLADLVGILGYYSLVSMTLNVYEIDTAGATSPFTASEGATDGLP, from the coding sequence GTGACGCCCCCCGCCCTCATGGAAGCCAGCCGAGACGAGTGGCTCGACATCAACGGATGCGCGCTGCGCTATCGCATCGAAGGGCAGGGCGACCCCATCGTGCTCATCCACGAGATCGGCGGATGCCTCGAAAGCTGGGATGCGGTCGCCGCAGTTCTCGCGGTCGACAACACCGTCATCCGCTACGATCAACGCTCCGCTGGCCGGTCGGAGAAGACCATGGAGCCGTTCACCGCACACGACCTGGCCAACGATCTCGCAGAGCTCCTCACGGCGCTCGGAGTGAGCAGACGCGTGCGTCTCGTCGGTGCCGCCTTCGGGGCAGCCCCGGCTCTGCTGCATGCGGCCGCGCATCCGGATGCCGTGAGCTCCGTCGCCCTTCTCGCGCCCGCCCTCGACATCGCCCCGTCATCACGCGAGATTCTCGAAGCCCGTTCCCACGGAGCGCAGGAGTCGGGCATGCGCTCAGTCCTCTCGTCGAGCCTCGACCGCGCATGGCCGGAATCCCGTCGGACGGGGAACAGCGAGTTCCCGCGCTTCCGCGGTCGCTATCTGGCGAATGAACCCCACGGCTTCGCCCAACACAACGAAGCCCTCGCAGAGATCGAACTCGGCGATGCCCTCGAACGGGTGAAATGCCCCGTGCTCATGCTCGCCGGGCTCCACGATGTGGTGCGTCCCGTCGACAACGTGCAGGCCGCCGCCGAGCGGCTGCCATCCGCCACCGTCGTGACCATCGACGCGGCCCACTTCATCGCAGCCGAGGCCCCCCAAGTGGCCGCAGCCGAGTTGCTCGGCTTCTTTGGCGGCGGCGAGCATTCCAGCCTCCGCCACGTTGACATCCCCGAGGCTGAGTTCAGCGAGGAGCAGCGAGCCGCCGTCGCCGAAGCCGTCGCCGGGGTGCGCGGTCGGATGCCCGCCCCCATGCGGGCGTGGCTGGTGAACCCGGAGCTTGCGGCGCGGGCGCAGGCCCTCGGAGAGACCCTGAGGTACCGCACCTCCCTCGGCCCGCGGCTCTCCGAACTCGCCATCATCGTCACCGCCCGGCTGTGGGGAACCCCGTTCGAGTGGAGGGTGCACTCGGCGGCTGCGGCCCAGGCCGGGCTCGACCCGCATCTCATCGAGAGCATCCGGCTCGGGATCCTGCCCGAGTTCGACGCCGAAGACGAACGCACCGTCGTCGACGTTGCGCTCGCCCTGAACCACCGACACCGCATAGGAGATGCACTGTTCGAGCGCGCAACCGCCGTGCTCGGTCGGCGAGGTCTCGCCGACCTCGTCGGAATCCTCGGCTACTACTCGCTCGTCTCCATGACGCTCAACGTCTATGAGATCGACACGGCGGGCGCGACCTCGCCTTTCACGGCCTCGGAAGGAGCAACGGATGGCCTCCCCTGA
- the lhgO gene encoding L-2-hydroxyglutarate oxidase: MKTLDVDFCIIGGGIVGLATAKALLDEHPDARVVVLEKEDAVARHQTGHNSGVIHSGIYYAPGSLKAKFSIEGGAATTEFCREHGIEVEFCGKLLVATNSVEVERMNALEERAGLHGLRSERLSRSELRRREPNVNGSEALFIPSTGIVDYTQVSLAIARVIEAAGASIHLGARVTSIAEDSDGVTIETPELRVRAGHLVACAGLQADRIARLAGVQTDVQIIPFRGEYFLLAPERRGFVNSLIYPIPDPELPFLGIHISPTISGEITVGPSAVLGLAREGYPKFSLNPRDVLEYALFPGLWRVAGSNVVTAVREMRNSLFKSSYLREAQKYAPALRARELLPYEAGIRAQAVARDGTLIHDFMIEQTARMTHVLNAPSPAATAAFPIGRHIARQIGVSD, translated from the coding sequence ATGAAGACCCTCGACGTCGACTTCTGCATCATCGGTGGCGGCATCGTCGGCCTCGCCACGGCGAAGGCGCTGCTCGACGAGCATCCGGATGCGAGGGTCGTGGTTCTCGAGAAGGAGGACGCGGTCGCCCGCCACCAGACGGGACACAACTCGGGCGTCATCCACTCGGGCATCTACTACGCGCCGGGCAGCCTCAAGGCGAAGTTCTCGATCGAGGGTGGCGCCGCGACGACCGAGTTCTGCCGCGAGCACGGCATCGAGGTCGAATTCTGCGGAAAGCTCCTCGTGGCGACGAACAGCGTCGAGGTCGAGCGCATGAACGCCCTCGAGGAGAGGGCGGGGTTGCACGGGCTGCGCTCCGAGCGGCTCTCGCGCTCGGAGTTGCGACGCCGGGAGCCGAACGTGAACGGCTCCGAGGCCCTGTTCATCCCCAGCACCGGCATCGTCGACTACACCCAAGTGAGTCTCGCGATCGCCCGCGTCATCGAAGCGGCGGGGGCAAGCATCCATCTCGGTGCCCGGGTCACCTCCATCGCTGAGGACAGCGATGGGGTGACCATCGAGACGCCTGAGCTGCGGGTGCGCGCGGGGCACCTCGTGGCCTGCGCCGGGTTGCAGGCTGATCGCATCGCCCGCCTCGCTGGGGTGCAGACGGATGTTCAGATCATCCCGTTCCGCGGCGAATACTTTCTGCTCGCCCCCGAGCGCCGCGGCTTCGTCAACAGTCTCATCTACCCGATCCCAGATCCGGAGCTGCCGTTCCTCGGCATCCATATCAGCCCGACGATCTCGGGTGAGATCACGGTGGGGCCCTCCGCGGTGCTCGGGCTCGCGCGGGAGGGGTACCCGAAGTTCTCGCTGAACCCGCGGGACGTGCTCGAGTACGCGCTCTTCCCTGGCCTGTGGCGGGTCGCCGGCTCCAATGTGGTCACCGCCGTGCGCGAGATGCGCAACTCGCTGTTCAAGTCGAGTTATCTGCGCGAGGCGCAGAAGTATGCGCCGGCGCTGCGCGCACGCGAGCTGCTCCCCTATGAGGCGGGCATCCGGGCGCAGGCGGTGGCACGCGACGGCACACTCATCCATGACTTCATGATCGAGCAGACGGCGCGGATGACGCATGTGCTGAACGCGCCATCACCGGCGGCGACCGCGGCGTTCCCGATCGGACGCCACATCGCTCGGCAGATCGGGGTATCGGATTAG
- a CDS encoding NAD(P)-binding domain-containing protein encodes MEASLRTITVLGFGEAGRLYAADLAAAGARVKGYDPFARFEHEGVTQFDDIAAALDGADLAISLVGARASEAVAMQALPHLGNGAIFADLNTASPASKAAIAASAADTGVLFADVAVLAPVPRAGARTPLMASGTGADALRDMLMPFGVPVESIGGVAGDAAGRKLLRSVFMKGLAGVVIETAEAGRRAGSEEWVRGQMADELGPDGAGLVERLITGSHAHSGRRRHEIQDALDYVRDLGLEGWMSAGALEWLSSIDDAKQAAASDAVQN; translated from the coding sequence TTGGAGGCATCTTTGCGCACCATCACCGTTCTCGGATTCGGAGAAGCAGGACGCCTCTATGCCGCCGACCTCGCAGCGGCGGGAGCCCGCGTGAAGGGCTACGACCCCTTCGCCCGGTTCGAACACGAAGGTGTCACCCAGTTCGATGACATCGCCGCAGCCCTCGACGGCGCGGACCTCGCCATCAGCCTGGTCGGGGCCCGCGCCTCAGAAGCCGTCGCAATGCAGGCACTCCCGCATCTGGGCAACGGCGCCATATTCGCCGACCTCAACACGGCCTCCCCGGCCTCCAAGGCTGCCATCGCAGCATCCGCAGCAGACACAGGTGTGCTCTTCGCTGACGTCGCCGTGCTGGCACCCGTGCCCCGTGCCGGCGCCCGCACCCCCCTCATGGCGAGTGGCACGGGAGCCGATGCGCTCCGTGACATGCTCATGCCTTTCGGGGTGCCCGTCGAGTCGATCGGCGGAGTCGCCGGCGACGCCGCAGGGCGAAAGCTTCTCCGCTCCGTCTTCATGAAGGGTCTCGCCGGCGTCGTGATCGAGACGGCAGAAGCGGGACGCCGAGCGGGCAGCGAAGAGTGGGTGCGAGGCCAGATGGCCGATGAACTGGGCCCGGACGGTGCCGGGCTCGTCGAACGGCTCATCACCGGAAGCCACGCCCATTCGGGCCGTCGCAGGCACGAGATCCAGGATGCTCTCGACTACGTCCGAGACCTCGGCCTCGAAGGATGGATGTCTGCGGGCGCCCTCGAATGGCTCTCCTCCATCGACGATGCGAAGCAGGCCGCAGCCTCCGATGCCGTCCAGAACTGA
- a CDS encoding ABC transporter ATP-binding protein, giving the protein MDIDVQGLTLKYGEATAIDNLDLSVADGEALVLLGQSGCGKTSTMRCIAGLEEPSAGTIRIGGEAVFDSARGVSKPPHKRNIGMVFQSYAIWPHLSVFENVAFPLVMEGVKKPEIARRVTDTLELVGLAHLAERGASLLSGGQMQRVALARSLVMQPSVLLLDEPLSNLDARLRDRLRIELRDLQQRLGLTSIYVTHDQQEALALADKIALMQGGRIVQIGTPDDIYSRPVSASIADFLGVGNILPSSVVDPSTIAVDGLDGRVAVASVPGTSTTDAGLRACVRAEDIVLGPASDSGVNVFTGTVNVVSFQGPTVHYLISAAGGAQIAVLAPKATASHYRVNDTVTFSIAPDVVQVLPQEVIAA; this is encoded by the coding sequence ATGGACATCGACGTTCAAGGACTCACCCTGAAGTACGGCGAAGCGACTGCCATCGACAACCTCGACCTCTCCGTCGCCGACGGCGAAGCGCTTGTGCTGCTCGGCCAGTCCGGCTGCGGCAAGACGAGCACGATGCGCTGCATCGCCGGGCTCGAGGAGCCGTCGGCCGGAACCATCCGCATCGGCGGCGAAGCGGTGTTCGACAGCGCCCGCGGCGTGAGCAAGCCCCCGCACAAGCGCAACATCGGCATGGTCTTCCAGTCGTACGCGATCTGGCCGCACCTCAGCGTGTTCGAGAATGTCGCCTTCCCCCTCGTGATGGAGGGTGTGAAGAAGCCCGAGATCGCTCGGAGGGTCACGGATACGCTCGAACTGGTCGGCCTCGCCCATCTGGCCGAACGCGGGGCCAGCCTGCTCTCGGGCGGCCAGATGCAGCGTGTCGCGTTGGCTCGCAGCCTCGTCATGCAGCCCTCGGTTCTTCTCCTCGACGAGCCGCTCTCCAACCTTGACGCCAGACTGCGCGATCGGCTGCGCATCGAACTGCGCGACCTGCAGCAGAGGCTCGGCCTCACCTCCATCTATGTCACCCACGACCAGCAGGAGGCGCTCGCGCTCGCCGACAAGATCGCGCTCATGCAGGGCGGTCGCATCGTGCAGATCGGCACGCCCGACGACATCTACAGTCGGCCCGTGAGCGCGTCCATCGCTGACTTCCTGGGCGTGGGCAACATCCTTCCGAGTAGCGTCGTCGACCCGAGCACGATCGCGGTCGATGGTCTCGACGGTCGCGTCGCCGTGGCATCCGTGCCCGGTACGAGCACGACGGATGCGGGACTGCGGGCATGCGTGCGGGCCGAGGACATCGTGCTCGGCCCGGCGTCAGACTCCGGTGTCAACGTGTTCACCGGAACCGTGAACGTGGTCAGCTTCCAGGGGCCCACCGTGCACTACCTCATCTCTGCGGCAGGGGGAGCGCAGATCGCCGTACTCGCACCGAAAGCCACGGCATCCCACTACAGGGTCAATGACACCGTCACCTTCTCGATCGCCCCGGATGTCGTGCAGGTGCTCCCACAGGAGGTGATTGCGGCATGA
- a CDS encoding PIG-L deacetylase family protein gives MTQRRLLVVGAHSADFVWRAAGVIARHTSAGGEARVIALSYGERGESGELWKEPGQTVENVKRIRHGEAEAAAEAVGASFTGLDLGDYPLRAGGEEIDRLADIMRDYAPHVVITHPDKDPFNPDHPVAHYVTQQARLMTAGAVVEAGFKTVPPSEFLVFEPHQPELCGFVPSVFVDITPVMDSKVKAMECMAAQNYLREYYAQRAEHRGNHARKVTGDKSIRQAEAFQRIIPNVVSGL, from the coding sequence ATGACCCAGCGTCGACTTCTCGTGGTAGGTGCGCACAGCGCTGACTTCGTCTGGCGAGCCGCCGGAGTGATCGCCCGGCACACGAGCGCCGGAGGAGAGGCCCGTGTGATCGCCCTCTCCTACGGCGAGCGCGGCGAATCCGGAGAGCTCTGGAAGGAGCCCGGCCAGACCGTCGAGAACGTCAAACGCATCCGCCATGGTGAAGCAGAAGCCGCCGCAGAAGCCGTCGGGGCCTCCTTCACCGGCCTCGACCTTGGCGACTACCCGCTGCGGGCCGGCGGCGAGGAGATCGACAGGCTCGCCGACATCATGAGGGACTACGCCCCCCACGTCGTCATCACGCACCCGGACAAGGACCCCTTCAATCCCGACCACCCGGTCGCGCACTACGTGACCCAGCAGGCACGCCTCATGACGGCGGGCGCTGTCGTCGAGGCCGGGTTCAAGACGGTGCCGCCATCCGAATTCCTCGTATTCGAGCCGCACCAGCCGGAGCTGTGCGGTTTCGTCCCCAGCGTCTTCGTCGACATCACCCCCGTCATGGACTCCAAGGTGAAGGCGATGGAGTGCATGGCGGCGCAGAACTACCTGCGCGAGTACTACGCGCAGCGCGCTGAGCACCGCGGCAATCACGCCCGCAAGGTCACCGGTGACAAGAGCATCCGCCAGGCCGAGGCGTTCCAGCGCATCATCCCGAACGTTGTGAGCGGGCTGTGA
- a CDS encoding RraA family protein, which yields MTAPETIAELARLGVATVYEAGGRTGLIDHEWKQLVPGVSVAGPARIALCGAGDNRAVHEAVALLQPGEILVLTMEEAAPVALIGDLLVTQIRRAGAAGVLVDAAVRDAADLATMGLPISARWVRARGATKSIRGQVDVPVTVGGATINPGDIVILDADGATVVAASQAESVLAASLKREQNEATARQRYLEGTLSYDQHGFREEDKDA from the coding sequence GTGACCGCGCCCGAGACGATCGCAGAGCTGGCAAGGCTCGGCGTCGCCACCGTCTACGAGGCAGGGGGCCGGACGGGGCTGATCGACCATGAGTGGAAGCAGCTCGTTCCGGGTGTCTCCGTTGCAGGCCCCGCCAGGATCGCGCTGTGCGGAGCAGGCGACAACCGGGCCGTCCACGAGGCCGTCGCGCTGCTGCAGCCGGGAGAGATCCTCGTGCTCACGATGGAGGAGGCGGCTCCCGTGGCACTCATCGGCGACCTCCTCGTCACCCAGATCCGCCGTGCGGGAGCCGCTGGAGTCCTTGTCGACGCCGCGGTGCGCGATGCCGCAGACCTTGCCACCATGGGGCTGCCCATCTCGGCCCGTTGGGTGCGGGCCCGCGGTGCCACCAAATCCATCCGTGGACAGGTCGATGTGCCGGTCACCGTCGGCGGGGCCACGATCAACCCGGGAGACATCGTCATCCTCGACGCTGATGGTGCCACCGTCGTCGCCGCATCGCAGGCGGAATCGGTGCTGGCAGCCTCGCTCAAGCGTGAGCAGAACGAGGCAACAGCACGACAGCGATACCTCGAGGGCACGCTCTCCTACGACCAGCACGGATTCCGTGAAGAAGACAAGGACGCATAA
- a CDS encoding Ldh family oxidoreductase, with protein MTPEYLFIPHTAVAEQIRVVLTAWGMLPDDVEKTVDAMVDTDLRGIDSHGISMLMTYDRLRASGRLAIDAPRTITAETPAVATIDAGGGLGHPAAVDAMRLAMDKARTVGIGAVAVRNSHHFGALGSYARLAAAEGMMAFVTTSTRLTGVLPTGSRQSRLGTNPLAFAAPGRDGEPLVLDMSTSVVASNKVRSYALKQLPVPDGWVIDGDGESITDAAAAYEAIQHDENAGLTPLGGPDVQGGGHKGYGLSLMVQILSCALAGAGMPGTGDIGHFFLALRPDAFSPAGTSADYVDELLRSMRGSEPLNPTFPVLVPGDPEAAERERRLRDGVPLPSTLLAQLRELCTRNSAPYVLELTA; from the coding sequence ATGACACCCGAATATCTTTTTATTCCGCACACTGCGGTGGCCGAGCAGATCAGGGTGGTCCTGACGGCCTGGGGCATGCTGCCCGATGATGTCGAGAAGACTGTCGACGCCATGGTCGACACCGACCTGCGCGGAATCGACTCACACGGCATCTCGATGCTCATGACCTACGACAGGCTCCGCGCCAGCGGTAGGCTCGCCATCGACGCACCCCGCACCATCACAGCCGAGACGCCCGCCGTGGCAACGATCGATGCGGGAGGCGGGCTCGGGCACCCGGCAGCCGTCGACGCAATGCGTCTGGCCATGGACAAGGCTCGGACCGTGGGCATCGGCGCCGTCGCCGTGCGCAACTCGCACCATTTCGGTGCCCTCGGCAGCTACGCGAGACTCGCCGCCGCGGAGGGCATGATGGCCTTCGTCACCACGTCGACGCGGCTGACCGGTGTGCTGCCGACGGGTTCACGCCAGTCCCGGCTCGGCACGAACCCGCTCGCCTTTGCCGCCCCTGGTCGCGACGGCGAGCCTCTCGTGCTCGACATGTCGACATCCGTCGTCGCCAGCAACAAGGTGCGCAGCTACGCGCTCAAGCAGCTGCCCGTGCCCGACGGCTGGGTCATCGACGGCGACGGCGAGTCGATCACCGATGCTGCGGCAGCCTACGAGGCCATCCAGCACGACGAGAACGCTGGGCTCACTCCGCTCGGCGGGCCGGATGTCCAGGGCGGCGGGCACAAGGGGTACGGGCTCAGCCTCATGGTGCAGATACTCAGTTGCGCGCTCGCGGGCGCCGGCATGCCGGGCACGGGCGACATCGGCCACTTCTTCCTCGCGCTGCGCCCCGACGCGTTCTCGCCCGCCGGCACCTCGGCCGACTATGTCGACGAGCTGCTGCGCAGCATGCGCGGATCCGAGCCGCTGAACCCGACCTTCCCGGTGCTCGTCCCCGGCGATCCTGAGGCGGCGGAGCGCGAGCGTCGACTCAGGGACGGCGTTCCCCTCCCTTCGACCCTGCTCGCGCAGCTGCGCGAACTCTGCACCCGCAACTCCGCCCCTTACGTATTGGAGCTCACGGCATGA
- a CDS encoding ABC transporter permease, which yields MTMQPDTRAVATAQHKKTHGGKPRDASTAAGRSRRTLRRLPVPIVLYGVLAVLILLPVALVVLSAVTSTTPRPGNISLDGLTLSNFGSVFADAGARTATLNSLVVGVGASILALAIGGFLAFISARTNVHMRRFLYLVGLIPMFLPSYVGALAWAILGAPNAGLLNVILRDIGIPGFVDVYNIVGLIFVLGIYYAPYAFLLIHSSFSLMNPDLEEAASVHGAPVSRVLRRVTFPLATPAILGSAILIFTLTIENFPVSQIIGAAGGLDTLPTFIWRLMNSTPSRGNEAAAVAIALVITVLIATLVQRRILAKRNFTTVSGKGVKPRRINLGRGRVPALIVGLVYFVLSAVLPLLALLVVALHDSPYISTFTNAFEPGVWTIDAFADAVSSATVQKATVNSVVVGIGTAIAGTLLAFIVAYVVNRTKLPGRSGLEYISMLPLAVPAIVLGLGLMWTWLLLPIPIYGTLVIMIVAFTAAQMPQGFRGIAGSILQVDKDLEDSAVMHGASRARAVTRITLPLMRVGITSTFLLLLMLAMRELTVPLFLFTTNTRLLSIVIFDNFENGVLQSSAAISLLYCVVIFALAALAQRYGAKEGASGSPSIAKQTKKKRGTA from the coding sequence ATGACGATGCAGCCCGACACCAGGGCGGTCGCCACCGCCCAGCACAAGAAGACGCACGGAGGGAAGCCGCGCGACGCCAGCACCGCGGCGGGGCGATCGCGCCGTACCCTGCGCAGACTGCCGGTGCCCATCGTGCTCTACGGCGTGCTCGCCGTGCTCATTCTGCTGCCGGTCGCCCTCGTGGTGCTCTCGGCGGTGACGTCGACGACACCCAGGCCCGGCAACATCAGCCTCGATGGTCTGACGCTGAGCAACTTCGGCTCCGTGTTCGCCGATGCTGGCGCGCGCACAGCCACCCTCAACTCGCTGGTGGTGGGAGTCGGTGCCTCGATCCTCGCCCTTGCCATCGGAGGGTTCCTGGCATTCATCTCGGCACGCACGAATGTGCACATGAGGCGCTTCCTGTATCTGGTGGGACTCATCCCGATGTTCCTGCCGTCATACGTGGGTGCGCTCGCGTGGGCGATCCTGGGCGCACCCAACGCGGGGCTGCTCAATGTGATTCTGCGGGACATCGGCATCCCGGGGTTCGTCGACGTCTACAACATCGTCGGGCTCATCTTCGTGCTGGGCATCTACTACGCCCCCTACGCGTTCCTCCTCATCCACAGCTCCTTCAGCCTCATGAATCCGGATCTGGAGGAGGCCGCGTCCGTGCACGGAGCACCCGTGTCGAGGGTGCTGCGCAGGGTGACGTTCCCGTTGGCGACCCCCGCCATTCTCGGATCCGCCATCCTGATCTTCACACTCACCATCGAGAACTTCCCTGTGTCACAGATCATCGGTGCTGCGGGCGGGCTTGACACGCTCCCGACCTTCATCTGGCGTCTCATGAACAGCACCCCATCGCGGGGCAACGAGGCGGCGGCAGTCGCCATCGCGCTCGTCATCACGGTGCTCATCGCGACGCTGGTGCAGCGCAGGATTCTGGCGAAGCGCAACTTCACCACCGTCTCCGGCAAGGGCGTGAAGCCGCGCCGTATCAACCTGGGCCGTGGCCGTGTTCCTGCGCTCATCGTCGGGCTCGTCTACTTCGTGCTCTCGGCGGTGCTGCCACTGCTTGCACTGCTCGTCGTTGCACTCCACGACTCTCCCTACATCTCGACGTTCACCAATGCATTCGAGCCGGGTGTCTGGACGATCGACGCATTCGCAGATGCGGTGTCCAGCGCCACGGTGCAGAAGGCCACCGTGAACAGCGTTGTTGTCGGCATCGGAACCGCCATCGCGGGAACCCTTCTCGCGTTCATCGTGGCGTACGTCGTGAACCGCACCAAGCTGCCCGGTCGCTCAGGCCTGGAGTACATCTCCATGCTGCCCCTCGCCGTGCCGGCGATCGTGCTCGGCCTCGGTCTCATGTGGACCTGGTTGCTGCTGCCGATCCCCATCTACGGCACCCTCGTCATCATGATCGTCGCATTCACGGCGGCGCAGATGCCGCAGGGGTTCCGGGGCATCGCAGGGTCGATCCTCCAGGTCGACAAGGATCTCGAAGACAGCGCTGTCATGCACGGTGCGTCCAGGGCACGAGCCGTCACGCGCATCACTCTGCCGCTCATGAGGGTCGGCATCACGTCGACCTTCCTGCTGCTGCTCATGCTGGCGATGCGAGAGCTCACCGTGCCGCTGTTCCTCTTCACGACCAACACGCGTCTGCTCTCCATCGTCATCTTCGACAACTTCGAGAACGGGGTCCTTCAGAGTTCGGCGGCGATCAGCCTGCTGTACTGCGTCGTGATCTTCGCACTCGCCGCACTTGCTCAGCGATACGGCGCCAAAGAAGGCGCCTCAGGCTCACCGTCGATCGCCAAGCAAACCAAGAAAAAGAGAGGTACAGCATGA
- the pcaD gene encoding 3-oxoadipate enol-lactonase, with protein sequence MTEGDRMIEAGGIPHRVRIDGTSGPWVVFSNSLGCTLEMWDEQVAVLSAGHRVLRYDTRGHGGSGSTSGPYDFELLAGDLLAILDAVGVERCTLVGLSMGGMIAQHAALAQPERFTGLALADTTSHYGREVSDFWAGRAATALSQGLDSIALTTPLRWFTPALVARNPELVRRYQRTLRTTNPEGYAGCCAAIPHIDTTARLPAIDVPVAVIVGEHDPSTTIEHARRLHAAIAGSTLHIIPEAAHLSNVEQPEHFTRILLDLLRGTP encoded by the coding sequence ATGACAGAGGGCGACCGGATGATCGAAGCGGGCGGCATCCCTCACAGGGTCCGTATCGACGGAACGAGCGGCCCGTGGGTGGTGTTCTCGAACTCGCTCGGCTGCACCCTCGAGATGTGGGATGAGCAGGTTGCGGTGCTCTCAGCCGGGCACCGCGTTCTTCGCTACGACACGAGGGGCCACGGCGGCAGTGGCTCGACGTCGGGGCCGTACGACTTCGAGCTCCTCGCCGGCGATCTCCTTGCCATTCTCGACGCCGTCGGTGTCGAGCGCTGCACGCTCGTCGGACTCTCGATGGGCGGCATGATCGCGCAGCATGCGGCGCTCGCCCAGCCCGAACGCTTCACCGGCCTCGCCCTGGCCGACACGACGAGCCACTATGGGCGGGAGGTCTCCGACTTCTGGGCGGGCCGGGCCGCGACCGCGCTCTCACAGGGCCTCGACTCGATCGCGCTGACGACGCCGTTGCGCTGGTTCACCCCGGCCCTCGTGGCGCGCAACCCAGAACTGGTACGCCGCTACCAGCGCACACTGCGAACGACGAACCCCGAAGGCTACGCCGGATGCTGCGCCGCGATCCCGCACATCGACACGACAGCAAGACTCCCCGCGATCGACGTTCCCGTCGCCGTCATCGTCGGCGAGCATGACCCGTCCACGACCATCGAGCATGCCCGACGCCTCCACGCGGCCATCGCCGGCTCAACCCTGCACATCATCCCCGAGGCCGCGCACCTGTCCAATGTCGAACAGCCCGAGCACTTCACCCGGATCCTGCTCGACCTCCTGAGAGGAACACCATGA
- a CDS encoding mandelate racemase/muconate lactonizing enzyme family protein — MASPDIASTAADARITRIETIPLRVRLERSAEGSGLSLTHRCAIVTRIHTDAGIVGECFLGNDDELQPRIIAMIRDELEPLLIGRRIVAIDEAWDATRASTVPFLRDRRIALRAQACVDAAMHDALGKIAGLPINVMWGAAKQRIPVFALGGYYRAEDDLGALHDEVAELRDFGIGGLKIKVGKKSPREDARRVAAARDAAGADFVIAADANQGWSRQEALEFTRLVDGLDLAWFEEPCRWENDRQDMAVVRSRGGIPIAAGQSELSRFGCRELLLADAIDMCNFDAYWGGGPSEWRRVAALASAFGVTALQHIEPQIGLMMAAGVPNSTLAEVFLPWRDPFFYRLIADMPERPFRDGFSELPTGPGWGFRFDEDYLRFATRGAE, encoded by the coding sequence ATGGCCTCCCCTGACATCGCGAGCACCGCTGCGGATGCGCGCATCACCAGGATCGAGACGATCCCCCTGCGGGTGAGACTCGAGCGCTCTGCGGAGGGTTCGGGCCTCAGCCTCACCCATCGCTGCGCGATCGTCACCCGCATCCACACCGATGCAGGCATCGTGGGCGAATGCTTCCTCGGCAACGACGACGAACTGCAGCCGCGCATCATCGCGATGATCCGCGACGAGCTCGAACCACTGCTGATCGGCCGACGCATCGTGGCCATCGATGAGGCATGGGATGCCACGCGAGCATCAACAGTGCCATTCCTGCGCGACCGGCGCATAGCCCTGCGCGCACAGGCCTGCGTCGACGCTGCCATGCATGACGCGCTCGGCAAGATCGCCGGCCTGCCCATCAACGTGATGTGGGGAGCCGCCAAGCAGCGCATCCCCGTCTTCGCGCTCGGAGGTTACTACCGCGCAGAAGACGACCTCGGCGCCCTCCATGATGAGGTCGCGGAGCTTCGCGACTTCGGGATCGGCGGCCTCAAGATCAAGGTCGGCAAGAAGAGCCCGCGCGAGGATGCGCGGCGCGTGGCAGCCGCCCGGGACGCCGCCGGGGCCGACTTCGTCATCGCAGCGGACGCCAACCAGGGCTGGAGCAGGCAGGAGGCCCTCGAGTTCACACGGCTCGTCGACGGCCTCGATCTCGCCTGGTTCGAGGAGCCGTGCCGGTGGGAGAACGACCGTCAGGACATGGCCGTCGTGCGCAGCAGAGGGGGCATCCCCATCGCGGCAGGCCAGAGCGAACTCTCACGCTTCGGCTGCCGGGAGCTGCTCCTCGCCGACGCGATCGACATGTGCAACTTCGATGCCTACTGGGGAGGCGGCCCGAGCGAGTGGCGCAGGGTCGCCGCCCTGGCATCCGCATTCGGGGTCACCGCGCTGCAGCACATCGAGCCTCAGATCGGGCTCATGATGGCGGCGGGGGTGCCGAACAGCACACTGGCGGAGGTGTTCCTCCCCTGGCGTGACCCCTTCTTCTACCGTCTCATCGCTGACATGCCGGAGCGGCCGTTCCGCGACGGATTCTCGGAGCTGCCCACAGGCCCCGGGTGGGGCTTCCGTTTCGACGAGGACTACCTGCGATTCGCGACACGAGGAGCCGAATGA